ttttttttttagattccgcatttgagtgatatcttatggtatttttctttctatttctggcttacttcacttagaatgataatctctaggtccatccatgttgctataaattgcattattttattcttgtttatagctgagtagtattccattgtataaatataccacaacttctttatccagtcatcttcatttttgatggacatttagtttgtttccactaTTGTAagcagtgttgctatgaacactgaggtgcctgtgtcttttcaaattacagctccctctggatatatacccaggagtgggattgctgaatcatatggtaagtttattgacaaaatgaaaataaaatatacaaaatgggagaaatatttgcaagtaCTATGAATGATAAGTggtaaatatccaaaatatataaaaagctcatacaACTCTATATCAAAAAAAAGTGGGTAGaagacatgaatagacattttttcccaaGAGACATTCAGATGGCTAGTGGGTACATGAAAAACATGTTCAACATGACTAAATATTAGAGCAATGCAGATCAAAAcaacagtgaggtatcacttaaCACttctcagaatggctatcatctaCAAGTCTACAAATTACAAATGAGGTATGGAACTAGCCTAAGTGTCTGTTAATTTGTTAACGGATGAATgagaaagtgtatatatatatatataatggaatattattcagtcataagaaaaaaaaggaagtcccgccatttgcaataacatcaaTGGACCTTGAGGTCCTTATGCTAagataagccagagaaagaaagaaaaatactgtagaatattacttatatgtgaaatctaaaagagCTGAACTGACAGAAATAATAGAGCAGTGGTTATAAGGAGCCTGTGGGGCAGTTAGGGACATTGGAGAACTGTTGGTCAAAGGGTGCACTTTTGCAACaagaagatgagtaagttctggagctCTGATGCACATCATTGTGATATATACTATAAATACCTAAGGGAAAATATCTGAAGTTTTTCCACCATAAAATAAAACGATAATTATATGATGTGATGGAAGTAttagctaatgctatggtggtaattataatatttaaatgtattaaattgATACATTTAATACATTTACACATCAAACTTGTACAATGTTATGCACCAATTGTATCCTAATCAAAATATTAgaaccaaaacaaaaagaccatTATTACTCCATTTATTTCATAAACACTTCTTGGAATATACACGTACACAGTATTTTTAGAGTTGATATATTCCCAAACAGTATTACAAGCACAGCTTTTTAAGTTGTTTGATCTCAATCAGTAAGGAGTTCCTGCAGTCAAATTTTCTGTACGAATATACATAGTCCTATCAGTCTCCTCAAGGCCCCGATGACATCTTTATTCCTCAGGCTGTAGATAAATGGGTTCAGAAGAGTTGTGATCATGGTATAAAACGCAGCTACTGTCTTATCCTCTTCAGGTGAATGCAGGGAGTGAGGCCTGGTATAGGTGGAGAGAGTGGTCATGTAGAACAGACTTGCCACAAGCAGGCGAGAGGAACAAGTGGAGATCGCTTTTGTCTGTCCTTTCCCTGAACTCATCTGGAAAACCACAGAGAGCACACAGGCATAGGAAGCCACAATGGCCGTGAATGGTAACAACAGAATAATAAGGCTGCTCAGGAGGATCGTATGTTCATACTGAGAAGTGTGCTGACACACCAATGGCAACAGGGATGGGACTTCACAGAAGAAGTGGTTGATGAGTCGAGATGGACAGAAGGGAAGTTGAAATACATACACTGCATGTATTAAAGAGTTGACAGAACAACTGGCCCACACACACATGACCGTGAACCAACAGATCCTCTTGCTCATGAGCACAGGGTAACATAAAGGATGACAGATGGCCACGTAGTGATCATAAGACATGAACCCAAGAAGAAGGGCTTCAGTTCCACCAAGGACCAAGAACACAAATGTCTGAATCTCACAGCCTAGAAAAGTGATGGTCTTACTATTGGACAGAAAGTTAACTGCCATCTTGGGCACAGTGGTGGAGATGTACATCATGTCGATGAAAGAGAGCTGACTGAGGAGAAAGTACATTGGAGTGTGGAGTCTGGGGTCCAGTCGAATGAGAAGAATCAGTGTGATGTTCCTCGTCAGAGCCACTGAAAACAGGATGGCGATGGCAATGAAGAGGAAAGAGTCCATTGGACCATACTGGAAAAGACCGAGAAGTGTAAAATCTGTTTCAACCgtttgatttcctgttttcatgTCTTAAATAAAACTACCAAAGCTGACAATATTTAAGAATTCCATGTAGCAATACTGACTTccctttaagagaaaaaaatgtttattaaatgtaaGAAAATTTTCTTGAATCATGTAGGTGAGTATATCTTCCTCTACTGAATACACTTGAAATCTTTGTCTATTAAACAATAGCCACTTAACAAATTCTAAAGTAAAAAATTACTGAAtgtataattaattatattttggaaattaaagtaAGATACACATTGAGCTACTTGCtcacataaattatttttctgcctttgtAAACATCTTCAGGGTGATACACGGTGCTGTATTCTCTAGCTGTGAGCATAGTCTTCTACTGAATTCAATCATATAAGTAATGAAATTGTTGTGACAGACtgtcatatataatttttaagtatttactgCATTTCTCTATTTTGACTTTATATTGGTTAATAATTTGTATAAAGTATAATAACACATTtagcattaattaattaattagcatTTATTTCTTCCTGTGAATATACAAGAGATTTAatcaattaagggaaaaaaatacaacagaaatgaggaaaatcttgagtatgaattaataaaatataaacttaaaacttACTAATTTAACATTGACTCGGGTAGCATTTAAAAATGGTTGAATCGaagcaaatttaatttttctccttttagtttCTGACACAAACCTGTCACATGTGTATTTCCAGAGCAAATAATGTCTAACTAGACACTCctgattcaaaaaatatttaataaagttaCAGGAAAAAATTACAAACGTTCTTAGATTTATTGTGTAGCTCTGCTATGGGCATGATGCACTGACAGTTTCTGAAACTAAATATGAACCAAACtgattttccccatgaaaaattTATAGCTATTCTCAATCATGACCACATATGACTGCCAGGCTATCTACATAAGAAAATGGGAAGGATGAGAGAAAGTCAGCCAACTGTGTCAGTAACAGGCTGCTATATTGAAAAATAGTAAGTGTATTAGTGATCTTTGAGAAAAAGTTTTAATACAGATGAGTAAGTGAGAAACCAAAGGACAGTGTGAGAAAAGCCTGGAAGATCTTACAAGTATGTCTTTGTAAGTACAAGAATTCATCTATACCTTCTTtccaatttatttcttaaattatcaTGAAGTATGTCAGatctcaaaaaatacatatataataataataccagcctaaaaagagaaagaatcaaatATCCCATATTTAtctaaaataaaactgtatttaagcATAAAACAAAATACCCCCTAAGATTAATTGCAAAATCCAGAACAGGAGGGAAGTACATGTTAAGGAGGAATCTGGACCCACCTTGAAAATTTTAGAGCACTTACTGTAGGTAAATGGGACAGAAGCATAGAAAATTCCCTTGGCAGTCCTCCTACACCATCAAATGTCAGAGAGCCAAAAAATTATTGGATGCAAGTcaatgcttctctctctctctctcagaatcAAAACCCTTCTGTTCTGCACCTGACTGTGTTCTTTAATGTTGACAGGAGGGTTGATTTTTCAGTTTCAGCCGTGCATGAAAGAAATGAGAATTAAAGGCTACCATTTACTTCTCAATCAAGGCAGAGACTTAGACAATTACTGATGTATTTGTACAAATTTGAGAGTAATAGTTAAGTCTTCTTTTAAAGCTACTGCAAAACAAagataagaaaatcaaaacagTTTCAATGAACGCTAGCCAACATTGGTATCGAAATACGACAAAGCAGAGGACTGACAATAATCACTTCTGAATTAAACATGCAAATCTGATTATAGTTGGGACAAGCAGAATTCCATGATCCATCATGAAGTTATAGTTATCTATAACAGCCAAGCTGCTGTAAACAAAGTCccactaaaaataaacacatcagTGAGTTAGGTACTACATGCTAGAATATGTTTCAAAAACAATTTGATCTGATTGAAACtaattcttaataaaatattattaaacagGCCTATCATAGATCCTTACTCCAAAGCACAGTGTTTCTATCTGAAACAGTAAACActgatataaaataaagaagaatacTTGTTCAATtcagaaaattcaaagaaaattaaagatgcatTTTCTAACATAACTgcaatatttttaatatcctaacccaggaagaaagagacaaataaaaatagcCATAACAAAAAAAGACAGAGGTAATGATTGTTTTTTGAATATTACTAAAACTAGTAATATTCCTATAGACTATCATTCTCCTCATGGCAGTCTAAAACATTCTCACATCACTAATAGAAAATTATGATAATTAAATATAATGATTtatatgtttataataaaaatcagcttatggttttaaaaataaatgcaataacAGATGTAGCCTGTGATTTATGGGATAGGATAAACTTCATCAGACAGTACTCAGTAAACTAGTTAATGGAAATAATCCGACCTAAACTTCAAAGTTGTATATGTCAGATTATCATCTAATTATGGTAATGAATACCTGGGATTAAATGATCAAgcttaaagaaatctgaaaaatgtTGACAAGAGAGCAAGAGGAGAAATGCAACCTATGGGATTTTACAGAGTTAAACTATTAAAACAGTGGaaaactattcagccataaaaacggacaacataacaccatttgcagcaacatggatgctcctggagaatgtcattctaagtaagccagaaagagaaagaaaaataccatatgagatcgctcatatgtggaatctaaaaacaaacaaacaaacaaagcataaatatagaacagaaacagactcatagacatagaatacaaacttgcggttgccaagggggcggagggtgagaagggacagactaggatttcaaaattgtagaatagataaacaagattatactgtacagcacagggaaatatacacaagatcttatggtagctcacagagaaaggaatgtgacaatgaatatatatatgttcatgtataattgaaaaattgtgctctacactggaatttgacacaacattgtaaaatgattataaattagcaaaaaaaaatattaaaaaaaaaaacagtggaaaaCTTGTCAGATATTCACCTCATTACTTTCAGAGTGTAAGCCGTGGGTGACCTCGGCTTAATCAGAATCTTAACACACAAAGACTATTTTGTttaaaacacatatttattattctCTTTATCTCTTCAATCAGGACAGAATTCTTAAGCCTTTTTATAAACACACAAAACGTTATCTTATTAGGCTTTCTCTCACCTCTGACTCCGAAGATAAAATATACTGTGGTAAGTATCAAACACAATTAATGGTGCAAAACCTTCTCCATAAAGCTGAAGAACTCAATTTTTAGGCAATTCTACCTATTATGTATTATAAAAAGGCAATAATTTGATAGATGAAGGAAAGTGCTACCATACATGTTAAGTTCAGAAGCACCTAAAAAACACCCTGTATCTTCTTACCCCCAGAAGAAAGAAATCTCCCATGTCCCAACTTCCTGCTCCAATACCCAATCACTTCTCTGACAATTCCCTGGAATTTTGACCAAATTCCAAATGAGAGGTTCAATTgacattaatgaaaaagaaatatattgagGATTGGAAATTTTTATGATACTGTGTTCACCAATAGGTTTAAACAGATTCCAAACTCCAATCGTAAAGGAGTCTAATTATAGCATGGCTCATACATTAGATAATGGCTCAGACCTTTAATATGagctaagaaattaaaataacaccGACTTCAAGTGTATTGTCAACCAAAACCAGAACCTTGGGCACGGAGAGAAGCAATAACAGCATTTTTATTCACTATGGTAGATTTGAGAACTACTTTACTATTATTAAACTCATAAACTGAAAATCACAAATTTCTATCTAAACAATTTTATCAAAATGCAATTGAATGTGTACTTATTTTTATCATAATTCAGCCTCTCCACATTCTTATCCTTATCCACGTATATAGTTCTGCATGGTTGCCCTCCAACTTCCCTTGAATTTTGagttctgtttttattaaaaatctttgTTGTAGAGTTAATTAAATGTATTAGCA
The genomic region above belongs to Vicugna pacos chromosome 15, VicPac4, whole genome shotgun sequence and contains:
- the LOC102542610 gene encoding olfactory receptor 2AK2-like → MKTGNQTVETDFTLLGLFQYGPMDSFLFIAIAILFSVALTRNITLILLIRLDPRLHTPMYFLLSQLSFIDMMYISTTVPKMAVNFLSNSKTITFLGCEIQTFVFLVLGGTEALLLGFMSYDHYVAICHPLCYPVLMSKRICWFTVMCVWASCSVNSLIHAVYVFQLPFCPSRLINHFFCEVPSLLPLVCQHTSQYEHTILLSSLIILLLPFTAIVASYACVLSVVFQMSSGKGQTKAISTCSSRLLVASLFYMTTLSTYTRPHSLHSPEEDKTVAAFYTMITTLLNPFIYSLRNKDVIGALRRLIGLCIFVQKI